A genomic window from Labrus bergylta chromosome 7, fLabBer1.1, whole genome shotgun sequence includes:
- the zpd gene encoding zona pellucida glycoprotein d isoform X1, which produces MFQFGLKQIIAVLVLLLGLTRHHVEGLCSMEHCTDHTRCVLSKDQRSCKCTDGYYADQCDKDADIKVTCGKDHITIRALEDFFKYHNVPLESLHLPNQSCRAEKVVIDSEAYFMSRISKHNYAACGGKPLEKNLTHILYSLCLLSDPQVNGNITRDPVIKMDYTCVYPYTRTVSLPFPLVPFSSETVMRVDDLDATVQLILYTDSSYSKAYSSAPTIELRDKVYVELTVTEPADFFLLLVHECWATQFPQPNTTKGQFHNLLQNGCVKDQTVSFLNVAEAQSGRNGGSSTIRYSFDMFRFTTEPHELYLHCTVQLCEPVDHQSCTPSCSSISKREAMRAGPSQGLLSYGPIKIEMPDRTPSDVLMTVVLPVAGVWTVGFFLIIVITVAKAGKRRITHGEDD; this is translated from the exons ATGTTCCAGTTCGGTTTGAAG CAGATAATCGCGGTCCTCGTGCTTCTCCTGGGCCTCACGCGCCACCATGTTGAAG GACTCTGCAGTATGGAGCATTGCACTGACCACACTAGATGTGTTTTGTCTAAAGATCAAAGAAGCTGCAAATGTACCGACGGATACTACGCAGACCAATGTGACAAAG atgCAGACATCAAAGTCACGTGTGGCAAAGACCACATCACCATCAGAGCTTTGGAAGACTTCTTCAAGTATCACAATGTGCCGCTGGAGTCCCTGCACCTGCCAAACCAATCTTGCCGCGCTGAGAAGGTGGTCATCGACAGTGAGGCGTACTTCATGTCCAGGATATCTAAACATAATTATGCAGCATGTGGAGGGAAACCTTTGGAG aAAAACTTGACGCACATCCTGTACTCCCTGTGTCTCCTGTCAGACCCTCAGGTTAATGGAAACATCACCAGAGATCCCGTCATTAAGATGGACTACACCTGCGTCTATCCGTACACCAGAACAGTGAGCCTGCCTTTCCCTCTCGTCCCGTTCTCAAG TGAGACGGTGATGCGTGTGGATGACCTTGACGCCACCGTACAGCTGATTTTGTACACGGACAGCTCCTATTCTAAGGCCTACAGCAGTGCTCCCACTATTGAACTCAGGGACAAG GTCTATGTGGAGTTGACGGTCACAGAGCCTGCAGATTTCTTCCTGCTGCTGGTGCACGAGTGTTGGGCCACACAGTTTCCACAGCCGAACACCACCAAGGGACAGTTTCACAATCTGCTGCAGAACGG GTGTGTGAAGGACcagactgtttcttttcttaACGTGGCCGAGGCACAGTCGGGTCGTAATGGAGGAAGTTCAACCATTCGCTACAGCTTTGACATGTTTCGCTTCACAACAGAGCCTCATGAGCTCTACCTGCACTGCACCGTTCAGCTGTGTGAGCCTGTCGACCATCAGTCCTGCACACCT AGCTGTAGTTCGATCAGTAAGAGAGAAGCTATGAGAGCAGGCCCGAGCCAAGGCCTCCTGTCGTATGGACCCATCAAGATCGAAATGCCAGACAGAACTCCATCCG ACGTGCTGATGACGGTGGTGCTGCCTGTAGCGGGCGTCTGGACGGTCGGCTTCTTCCTCATCATTGTCATCACTGTGGCCaaagcaggaaagaggaggatcACACACGGAGAGGACGACTGA
- the zpd gene encoding zona pellucida glycoprotein d isoform X3 — protein sequence MEHCTDHTRCVLSKDQRSCKCTDGYYADQCDKDADIKVTCGKDHITIRALEDFFKYHNVPLESLHLPNQSCRAEKVVIDSEAYFMSRISKHNYAACGGKPLEKNLTHILYSLCLLSDPQVNGNITRDPVIKMDYTCVYPYTRTVSLPFPLVPFSSETVMRVDDLDATVQLILYTDSSYSKAYSSAPTIELRDKVYVELTVTEPADFFLLLVHECWATQFPQPNTTKGQFHNLLQNGCVKDQTVSFLNVAEAQSGRNGGSSTIRYSFDMFRFTTEPHELYLHCTVQLCEPVDHQSCTPSCSSISKREAMRAGPSQGLLSYGPIKIEMPDRTPSDVLMTVVLPVAGVWTVGFFLIIVITVAKAGKRRITHGEDD from the exons ATGGAGCATTGCACTGACCACACTAGATGTGTTTTGTCTAAAGATCAAAGAAGCTGCAAATGTACCGACGGATACTACGCAGACCAATGTGACAAAG atgCAGACATCAAAGTCACGTGTGGCAAAGACCACATCACCATCAGAGCTTTGGAAGACTTCTTCAAGTATCACAATGTGCCGCTGGAGTCCCTGCACCTGCCAAACCAATCTTGCCGCGCTGAGAAGGTGGTCATCGACAGTGAGGCGTACTTCATGTCCAGGATATCTAAACATAATTATGCAGCATGTGGAGGGAAACCTTTGGAG aAAAACTTGACGCACATCCTGTACTCCCTGTGTCTCCTGTCAGACCCTCAGGTTAATGGAAACATCACCAGAGATCCCGTCATTAAGATGGACTACACCTGCGTCTATCCGTACACCAGAACAGTGAGCCTGCCTTTCCCTCTCGTCCCGTTCTCAAG TGAGACGGTGATGCGTGTGGATGACCTTGACGCCACCGTACAGCTGATTTTGTACACGGACAGCTCCTATTCTAAGGCCTACAGCAGTGCTCCCACTATTGAACTCAGGGACAAG GTCTATGTGGAGTTGACGGTCACAGAGCCTGCAGATTTCTTCCTGCTGCTGGTGCACGAGTGTTGGGCCACACAGTTTCCACAGCCGAACACCACCAAGGGACAGTTTCACAATCTGCTGCAGAACGG GTGTGTGAAGGACcagactgtttcttttcttaACGTGGCCGAGGCACAGTCGGGTCGTAATGGAGGAAGTTCAACCATTCGCTACAGCTTTGACATGTTTCGCTTCACAACAGAGCCTCATGAGCTCTACCTGCACTGCACCGTTCAGCTGTGTGAGCCTGTCGACCATCAGTCCTGCACACCT AGCTGTAGTTCGATCAGTAAGAGAGAAGCTATGAGAGCAGGCCCGAGCCAAGGCCTCCTGTCGTATGGACCCATCAAGATCGAAATGCCAGACAGAACTCCATCCG ACGTGCTGATGACGGTGGTGCTGCCTGTAGCGGGCGTCTGGACGGTCGGCTTCTTCCTCATCATTGTCATCACTGTGGCCaaagcaggaaagaggaggatcACACACGGAGAGGACGACTGA
- the zpd gene encoding zona pellucida glycoprotein d isoform X2: MFQFGLKIIAVLVLLLGLTRHHVEGLCSMEHCTDHTRCVLSKDQRSCKCTDGYYADQCDKDADIKVTCGKDHITIRALEDFFKYHNVPLESLHLPNQSCRAEKVVIDSEAYFMSRISKHNYAACGGKPLEKNLTHILYSLCLLSDPQVNGNITRDPVIKMDYTCVYPYTRTVSLPFPLVPFSSETVMRVDDLDATVQLILYTDSSYSKAYSSAPTIELRDKVYVELTVTEPADFFLLLVHECWATQFPQPNTTKGQFHNLLQNGCVKDQTVSFLNVAEAQSGRNGGSSTIRYSFDMFRFTTEPHELYLHCTVQLCEPVDHQSCTPSCSSISKREAMRAGPSQGLLSYGPIKIEMPDRTPSDVLMTVVLPVAGVWTVGFFLIIVITVAKAGKRRITHGEDD, from the exons ATGTTCCAGTTCGGTTTGAAG ATAATCGCGGTCCTCGTGCTTCTCCTGGGCCTCACGCGCCACCATGTTGAAG GACTCTGCAGTATGGAGCATTGCACTGACCACACTAGATGTGTTTTGTCTAAAGATCAAAGAAGCTGCAAATGTACCGACGGATACTACGCAGACCAATGTGACAAAG atgCAGACATCAAAGTCACGTGTGGCAAAGACCACATCACCATCAGAGCTTTGGAAGACTTCTTCAAGTATCACAATGTGCCGCTGGAGTCCCTGCACCTGCCAAACCAATCTTGCCGCGCTGAGAAGGTGGTCATCGACAGTGAGGCGTACTTCATGTCCAGGATATCTAAACATAATTATGCAGCATGTGGAGGGAAACCTTTGGAG aAAAACTTGACGCACATCCTGTACTCCCTGTGTCTCCTGTCAGACCCTCAGGTTAATGGAAACATCACCAGAGATCCCGTCATTAAGATGGACTACACCTGCGTCTATCCGTACACCAGAACAGTGAGCCTGCCTTTCCCTCTCGTCCCGTTCTCAAG TGAGACGGTGATGCGTGTGGATGACCTTGACGCCACCGTACAGCTGATTTTGTACACGGACAGCTCCTATTCTAAGGCCTACAGCAGTGCTCCCACTATTGAACTCAGGGACAAG GTCTATGTGGAGTTGACGGTCACAGAGCCTGCAGATTTCTTCCTGCTGCTGGTGCACGAGTGTTGGGCCACACAGTTTCCACAGCCGAACACCACCAAGGGACAGTTTCACAATCTGCTGCAGAACGG GTGTGTGAAGGACcagactgtttcttttcttaACGTGGCCGAGGCACAGTCGGGTCGTAATGGAGGAAGTTCAACCATTCGCTACAGCTTTGACATGTTTCGCTTCACAACAGAGCCTCATGAGCTCTACCTGCACTGCACCGTTCAGCTGTGTGAGCCTGTCGACCATCAGTCCTGCACACCT AGCTGTAGTTCGATCAGTAAGAGAGAAGCTATGAGAGCAGGCCCGAGCCAAGGCCTCCTGTCGTATGGACCCATCAAGATCGAAATGCCAGACAGAACTCCATCCG ACGTGCTGATGACGGTGGTGCTGCCTGTAGCGGGCGTCTGGACGGTCGGCTTCTTCCTCATCATTGTCATCACTGTGGCCaaagcaggaaagaggaggatcACACACGGAGAGGACGACTGA
- the nup93 gene encoding nuclear pore complex protein Nup93 isoform X2, translated as MLVQWEQVKQRVLHTLLGAGEDALDFSQDVEPSFVSEVTAPGRSALDSVEVAYGRQIYIFNEKIVNGHIQPNLGDLCASVADSLDDKNVSEMWLMVKQMTDVLLVPAKDTLKSRTSVEMQMAFVRQALSFLENSYKNYTMVTVFGNLHQAQLGGVPGTYQLVRSFLNIKLPGPLPGMQDGEIEGHPVWAVIYYCLRCGDLNAAMQVVNRVQHQLGDFKTWFQEYMNSPDRRLSPTSENKLRLHYRRVLRNSADPYKRAVYCLIGKCDISDNHGEVADKTEDYLWLKLNQVCFDDDGASSPQDRLTLPQLQKQLLEDYGESHFSASQQPFLYFQVLFLTAQFEAAVAFLFRAERLRSHAVHVALVLYELRLLLKSSGQSAQLLSQEPGDPPMVRRLNFIRLLMLYTRKFESTDPREALQYFYFLRNEKDSQGENMFMRCVSELVIESREFDMLLGRLEKDGSRKPGVIDKFAGDTRAIISKVALEAENKGLFEEAVKLYELAKNPDKVLELMNKLLSPVIAQVSAPQSNKERLKNTAVAIAERYRSHAVSGEKSVDSTFYLLLDLTTFFDEYHAGHVDRAYDVMERLKLLPLSQDSVEERVAAFRNFSDEVRHNLSEVLLATMNILFTQHKRLKGTPAGTPGRPQRTIEDRDMQLRNQARALITFAGMIPYNMAGDTNARLVQMELLMN; from the exons ATGCTGGTCCAGTGGGAGCAGGTGAAGCAGAGAGTGCTGCATACTCTACTCGGAGCAGGAGAGGACGCACTCGACTTCAGTCAGGATGTTGAG CCCAGCTTCGTGAGTGAAGTGACGGCTCCAGGACGAAGTGCATTAGACAGCGTGGAGGTGGCATATGGACGACAG atttacattttcaatgAGAAGATAGTGAATGGTCACATTCAGCCTAATCTGGGAGATTTATGTGCGTCTGTAGCTGACAGCCTGGATGACAAG AACGTGTCAGAGATGTGGCTGATGGTGAAACAGATGACCGATGTGTTGCTGGTTCCAGCCAAAGACACTCTCAAAAGTCGCACCTCTGTTGAGATGCAAATGGCCTTCGTCCGTCAGGCCCTCAGCTTCCTCGAGAACAG TTATAAAAACTACACCATGGTGACCGTGTTTGGAAACCTCCATCAGGCCCAACTCGGAGGAGTGCCGGGAACGTACCAGCTGGTCCGTAGCTTTCTCAACATTAAACTACCTGGGCCCCTACCTGGCATGCAg GATGGGGAGATAGAGGGCCACCCAGTGTGGGCCGTGATCTACTACTGTCTGCGTTGTGGAGACCTGAACGCAGCCATGCAGGTCGTGAACAGAGTGCAGCATCAGCTCGGAGACTTTAAAACCTGGTTTCAGGAGTACATGAACAGCCCTGACAGACG CCTCTCCCCGACCTCGGAGAACAAGCTCCGCCTTCACTACCGCAGAGTGCTGAGGAACAGCGCTGACCCCTACAAGAGAGCCGTCTACTGCCTGATCGGAAAATGTGACATCAGCGATAACCACGGAGAGGTGGCAGACAAGACTGAAGACTACCTCTGGCTTAAG TTGAACCAGGTATGTTTCGATGACGACGGCGCCAGCTCCCCTCAGGACAGACTGACCCTACCTCAGCTACAGAAACAGCTGCTGGAGGACTACG GAGAGTCTCATTTCTCTGCGAGCCAGCAGCCCTTCCTGTATTTCCAGGTGTTGTTCCTGACAGCTCAGTTTGAGGCAGCGGTGGCGTTCTTGTTTCGTGCCGAGAGACTCCGGAGTCACGCTGTTCACGTGGCGTTGGTCCTTTACGAGCTGCGGCTGTTGCTGAAGTCGTCCGGACAGAGTGCGCAGCTGT TGAGTCAGGAGCCTGGTGACCCTCCGATGGTGCGTCGCCTTAACTTCATCCGTCTGCTCATGCTGTACACTCGCAAGTTTGAGTCCACTGATCCCCGGGAAGCCCTGCAGTACTTCTACTTCCTTCG CAACGAGAAAGACAGCCAGGGAGAAAACATGTTCATGCGATGTGTCAGCGAACTCGTCATCGAGAGTCGAGAG TTCGACATGCTGTTGGGGAGATTAGAGAAAGACGGCAGCAGGAAG cCCGGAGTCATAGATAAGTTTGCCGGGGACACCAGAGCCATCATCAGTAAAGTGGCTCTCGAAGCAGAGAACAAGGGCCTGTTTGAGGAGGCGGTCAAACTGTACGAGCTGGCCAAG AATCCAGATAAGGTGCTGGAGCTGATGAACAAGCTGTTGAGCCCGGTCATCGCTCAGGTCAGCGCTCCTCAGTCCAACAAGGAGAGGCTAAAAAACACTGCAGTGGCTATTGCTGAGAG GTATCGCTCTCATGCTGTATCAGGAGAAAAGTCAGTCGACAGCACTTTCTACCTGCTGTTAGACCTGACGACGTTCTTTGATGAGTACCATGCAGGTCACGTCGACAGAGCCTATGAC GTGATGGAGCGTTTGAAgcttcttcctctcagtcaggaCAGCGTCGAGGAGAGAGTCGCTGCTTTCAGGAACTTCAGTGACGAG GTACGACACAACCTGTCCGAGGTTCTCCTGGCCACCATGAACATCCTGTTCACTCAGCACAAGCGGCTGAAGGGGACGCCTGCAGGGACGCCGGGGCGACCACAGAGGACCATCGAAGACAGAGACATG CAACTCCGCAATCAGGCCAGAGCCCTCATCACCTTCGCTGGTATGATTCCTTACAACATGGCCGGAGACACCAACGCAAGACTGGTGCAGATGGAATTACTGATGAACTGA